The following proteins come from a genomic window of Planctomycetota bacterium:
- a CDS encoding KpsF/GutQ family sugar-phosphate isomerase, with the protein MERLDVRHVLLGDVRDRNVVNVDLVALDQIKQQIERPVVHIQIDAIILHDDASVQVTCLAAGHRPALLPSPAFYYCRPRYDNDPLKIMAKTQTPQSESLAFAAGVLRAEAEAVTNVIAHLGQDFDKAVERLAACTGTVIVSGMGKSGIIAQKISATLASTGTPSHYLHPSEAMHGDLGRIRADDLVILLSYSGATDEVLGLAAVIRQDKVPVIALCARPDSHLARISDLALCVGDVTEACPHNLAPTASTTAMLALGDALALAVSQRRHFSVDDFRKRHPGGLLGRQMLPITDVLRFRAGDNLPLIHEDRTVAQVLDEAARYPRRAGAVMLVDDAGRLSGLFTDADLRRLIIEHGTDGMARPIDAVMTRSPRSLTDDQLVRDAVQLMRELRVDEIPVVDAAGKPVGLIDVQDLVALKVIEE; encoded by the coding sequence ATGGAGCGTCTTGACGTACGCCACGTACTGCTCGGTGATGTGCGCGACCGGAATGTCGTGAATGTCGATCTCGTCGCGCTTGATCAGATAAAGCAGCAGATCGAGCGGCCCGTGGTACACATCCAGATTGACGCGATAATCCTGCATGACGATGCATCCGTGCAAGTGACCTGTTTAGCGGCGGGGCACCGCCCCGCGCTTCTCCCCTCCCCCGCATTTTACTATTGTCGACCCCGCTATGATAATGACCCGTTGAAAATCATGGCAAAAACGCAAACGCCCCAATCTGAATCCCTCGCCTTCGCCGCCGGCGTCCTCCGCGCCGAAGCCGAGGCCGTCACGAACGTCATCGCACATCTGGGCCAGGACTTCGACAAGGCGGTCGAACGTCTCGCCGCCTGCACGGGCACGGTCATCGTCTCGGGCATGGGCAAGAGCGGCATCATCGCCCAGAAAATCAGCGCCACCCTCGCCTCCACCGGCACGCCCAGCCATTACCTGCACCCCTCCGAAGCCATGCACGGCGACCTGGGCCGCATCCGCGCCGATGATCTGGTCATTCTGCTCAGTTACTCCGGCGCGACCGATGAAGTGCTCGGCCTCGCCGCCGTCATCCGACAGGACAAAGTCCCCGTCATCGCCCTCTGCGCTCGGCCCGACAGTCACCTGGCCCGCATCAGCGACCTGGCCCTGTGCGTCGGCGATGTCACTGAGGCGTGCCCGCACAACCTGGCCCCCACCGCTTCGACCACCGCCATGCTCGCCCTCGGCGACGCCCTCGCCCTCGCCGTCTCGCAGCGCCGTCACTTCAGCGTCGATGACTTCCGCAAGCGGCATCCCGGCGGATTGCTCGGCCGGCAGATGCTGCCCATCACCGATGTGCTGCGCTTCCGCGCCGGGGACAATCTGCCGCTCATTCACGAAGATCGCACGGTGGCGCAGGTGCTCGACGAAGCCGCCAGGTACCCCCGCCGCGCCGGCGCGGTCATGCTCGTCGACGACGCCGGTCGCTTGAGCGGCCTCTTCACCGACGCCGACCTCCGCCGCCTGATCATCGAGCATGGCACGGACGGCATGGCCCGGCCGATCGACGCCGTCATGACCCGCTCGCCGCGCAGTCTGACGGACGATCAGCTTGTCCGCGACGCGGTGCAGCTCATGCGCGAACTGCGTGTGGACGAAATCCCCGTCGTCGACGCCGCCGGCAAACCCGTGGGCCTCATCGACGTGCAGGACCTCGTCGCGCTTAAAGTCATCGAGGAATAG
- a CDS encoding HAD hydrolase family protein, whose amino-acid sequence MPLNNIKLLLTDVDGVLTDGSINVHSDGSETKRFHVRDGAGIVAAQRVGLEVGILTGRPSVITTHRARELGITLIEQGSAMGKVPGYENLCRLAGVTDEQVAYIGDDLADLPVLVRVGYPMSVADAAEEVRGVAKFVTTRTGGQGALREAIEHILKSTGRWEQVLEQYGL is encoded by the coding sequence ATGCCGCTCAACAATATCAAACTGCTGCTCACCGACGTCGACGGCGTGCTGACCGACGGGTCGATCAATGTCCACTCCGACGGCTCGGAGACGAAGCGCTTTCATGTGCGCGACGGGGCGGGCATCGTCGCGGCGCAGCGCGTCGGGCTCGAAGTGGGCATTCTCACCGGCCGGCCCAGCGTCATCACCACGCACCGCGCGCGCGAGTTGGGCATTACGCTCATCGAGCAGGGCAGCGCGATGGGCAAAGTGCCCGGCTACGAAAATCTCTGCCGCCTCGCCGGCGTCACCGATGAACAGGTCGCCTACATCGGCGACGATCTGGCGGACCTGCCCGTGCTGGTCCGCGTGGGCTATCCGATGAGCGTCGCCGACGCGGCGGAGGAAGTCCGCGGCGTGGCGAAGTTCGTGACGACCCGTACCGGCGGACAAGGCGCCCTGCGCGAAGCGATTGAACACATCCTCAAAAGCACCGGCCGCTGGGAGCAGGTGCTCGAGCAATACGGCCTATGA
- a CDS encoding DUF393 domain-containing protein: MGHDHQARRPQTAAGAKSALEPQDRPRRDHRSRSLRRADRPIVKMMTTTTVSTPSPMARPVVIYDGACPYCRRQIQRMRRLDDRDTFEYVPRQAEGLEQRFPKLAEGDFNTGMRLVEPGGAIHVGADAVYHIARRLRVGRWVAWLYRVPVLHQIARGIYGWIARNRMKLGPCTDETCGI; the protein is encoded by the coding sequence ATGGGTCACGATCACCAAGCTCGACGACCCCAAACCGCTGCGGGCGCGAAAAGTGCTCTGGAACCTCAAGACCGACCGCGTCGAGATCATCGAAGCCGGTCGCTGAGGCGGGCGGACCGGCCTATCGTGAAGATGATGACCACCACCACGGTTTCAACTCCATCGCCGATGGCCCGACCGGTCGTGATCTACGACGGGGCGTGTCCGTACTGCCGGCGGCAGATTCAGCGCATGCGCCGGCTCGATGACCGGGACACGTTTGAATACGTCCCGCGGCAGGCGGAGGGGCTCGAGCAGCGGTTCCCGAAACTGGCGGAAGGCGACTTCAACACGGGCATGCGGCTTGTCGAACCGGGCGGCGCGATCCACGTCGGGGCCGACGCGGTGTATCACATCGCCCGCCGGCTGCGCGTGGGGCGATGGGTCGCCTGGCTGTATCGCGTGCCGGTGCTGCATCAGATTGCGCGGGGGATTTACGGGTGGATCGCCCGGAATCGCATGAAGCTCGGGCCTTGCACGGATGAAACGTGCGGGATTTAG